The nucleotide window AACTATGTTGGTCCTGTCACATACATTCAACATCATGAAGTGTTAAAACCAGGATGTGTATCAACCCCATTGAGAATTGTTTTTGATTCATCGGCGAAGTATATGGGCCAGTCTCTAAATAGTTTTTGGGCAAAGGGCCCTAATATTTTGAACTCAATGTTTGGTATATTACTAAGATTTCGTGAAAAGGCTATAGGCATAGCCGGTGAcataagcaaaatgtataattgcattaagcttccagaattagaacaacatgtacatagatttgtttggagaaatttgcaaagtaatcGCAAACCTGATCACTATGTAATGACATGCATGGGTTTCGGGGATAGGCCCTCAAGAATTATTGCAATGTTAGCTCTCAGACATACTGCAGAATTGTCGGTAAAAGACTTCCCAGAAGCATCACGTGTGATAATGACTAATTCCTATGTAGATGACATAATCCATTCTGTTGAGAGTAAAGCTGAGGCATTTAGCCTAATTAGAGATATTGAAAATGTACTCTCTAAAGGCAGTTTTAAAATTAAACGATGGACCATTACTGGAGATAATGAGCATTCTGACTTTGAAGTGTCCCAGAATAGTAATGAAAGAATACTTGGCCTTAACTGGCAATGCAATaaggatgtgttttattttaaaactaagttAAATTTCTCTCCAAAATATAAGGGTGTAAGAACAGAACCAGACTTAAACAAGTTGAATTTCGTTGAAAATATACCTTCAGTTTTAACAAAAAGGGTTGTCGTCAGTCAGATGTGTTCTGTTTACGACCCACTGGGGTTTTTGCTTCCATTCACACTAAAAGCAAAGATTTTGCTATGAGACACTGTGAAATGTGACTTTAAATTAGGATGGGACGATCCCTTGCCTTCCTATTTAAAAGAACAATGGGTGTCATATTTTTGTGAGTTATTTGGCACTGAAACTCTGTATTTTGAAAGGAATGTTAAGCCAACCTCAGCCAAAGGATTGCCTTTACTTGTTATTTTCAGTGATAGTTCAACAAATGCTTATGGTGCTGTTGCATATGCTAGGTGGGAGTTAGAGTCTGGTGCATTTGAGAGCAGGCTCATTGTGGCAAAGAGTAGGATAGCCCCTAGTAGACAGTTATCGATTCCAAGGCTTGAATTGTGTGGAGCTGTTATAGCATGCAGGATGCGTAAAGCCATTgaagatgaaatgacatataaatttaGTTCGGTGATGCACATAACAGATTCCTCCATTGTTAGAGCACAAATCCAAAAGGAATCTTATGGCTTTGGAACTTTCGTAGCCACTAGAATAGCAGAAGTTCAATCAAAAAGTGACCCAAATGAATGgtggtggattgcttctggattaaATCCTGCTGATCTATTGACCAGACCCCAGGACCCTTTAAATGTTGCAGTTGTCTATTCATGGAAATATGGTCCAGAGTTCATGGCCCTTCCTTTAGAAGTGTGGCCTATCAGTCAATCGGTGAATTGTGAGTTACCTGATAGAATTCATGTTAATCTTGCACAATACTCTGTTCATGAAGAAACCATAATTGATGCGTCGAAATTCAACAACTATAATATGTTAATTGCAGTCACTGCTAGGATATTTAACATTGTTAAGGTGAAATCTTTTAAGGGTGTTCTAAAGAAACTTGAACCTAGATCACTTAAGGAAGCTGAGAGGTTTtggattatgcaagcacaaaaaagtCTTTCTGAGAActggaaaaaatattttcaaagattaggACCATTTCAAGCTGAAGATGGTACAATTATGGTAGGACAAAGAATGGAAAGATGGTTGAAACATAATTGGAACCAAGATAGCTTCATTCTATTACCTGGTAAGCATCCATTTACAGTCTTGTACATTAGTTATTTACACAGGTTGGATCATGCTGGAGCTGATGTTACACTATGTAAGCTTCAGTCTAAATTTTTGGTTCCTTCAGCACGTAAAATCATAAGATCGATAAAGAGAGGTTGTATTCTTTGCAGGAAACTGGATGCCAAAGTTGAAGGTCAAAGAATGGGTCAGATTTCTGATGAAAGAATGAGTCCTTGTCCAGCATTCTATCACACTGCTGTggatatttttggacattttcaaatcaaagataatgtaaagaaaaggaCAACTGTTAAAGCTTATGGTGTTATATTCAATTGTATTGTTACACGTGCCGTGTATATTGATGTTGTAGATGGATATGATACTTATAGTTTTTTAAAGTGTTTCAGAAGATTTACAGCGGTTCATGGCTATCCTGATACTGTACACTCTGACTTAGGCTCACAATTGGTATCAGCAAGTAAAGAACTTAAGAGTGATAACAACTGGAACATACACGAGATCACTGAATTTGGAGCAAAGGAaggcttgaaatggaaatttaatcggTCTGCAGATGCTGCATGGCAGAATGGGGTAAGTGAGGCCTTAATTAAGTCTGTAAAAAGGTCTCTGTCAATGCTCATAGGAACTACCATCTTGACATTTAGTGCTTTGCAGACAACATTTTTTGAAATAGCAAACCTAATGAATGAAAGGCCTATTGGAATAAAACCTGGTATGGATGTAGAATTAGGAACATATTTGTGTCCAAACGATTTACTTTTGGGTAGAGCAAGTAATAAATTACCATCTGGTTCATGGTCTACATCAGGTGACACCAAGAAAAggttgaactttatacaaaatgttgtcgATACCTTTTGGCGTAAGTGGCAGAGAGATTATTTCCCTACACTCATTGTAAGGCAAAAATGGCACACAGATAAAAGAAATGTACAACCTGGTGATATTGTTCTGATTAAAGACACAAATGTTGtgcgaggaaaatggaaaatggggcaggttgtagatacagaaacaggctgagacaataaggtgagagatgtaagcattagatacaaaatacaaagaccAGGAAAATATAAGGGACAAAGTGACACAGTTATCAAGAGATCGGTTCACAAGTTGGTGGTATTGCTACCCGTTGAAGAACAATAAAGGAGGCGGGAgtgtattattagttaaacactaataattatttttaagtattttagtaatgttcaagttgtgtgaagtttgcgcatgctcactgacgacagtgtaaaattgtgacggtgggcagtggtactgtcgactgtcgacgtggccagtgactggcaggtggaggttgtgcacgtagccaactgttcgtgcgtagttgctgaggagtgcagctgtgcactcatgcaagcaaatggtgttgatatgtagcttgtgttctttaaggtatgctattgtttgtgtaatgagatttgtaaattatggatatgtttcggttgaataggcttatcggcattttgacattgttcctctactatattgtagtaatgttgtattttaggatgtgttaacgtaagagctgatagaagaaattagccgatatttaatgcacgagaaatctgctgggtatcagagaggaggcattgttgtaagtgactttttgcagttattattattattattattattactatccaagctacaaccctagttggaaaagcaagatgctataagcccaggggctccaacagggaaaaatagcccagtgaggaaaggaaataaggaaataaataaatgaagagaacaaattaacaataaatcattctaaaataagaaacaacgtcaaaacagacatgtcatataataaactatcaaaaacatcaaatacaaatatgtcaaataaactataaaaagactatgtccgcctggtcaacaaaaaagcatttgctccaactttgaacttttgaagttctactgattcaaccacccgattaggaagatcattccacaacttggtcacagctggaataaaacttctagagtactgcgtagtattgagcctcgtgatggagaaggcctggctattagaattaactgcctgcctagtattacgaacaggatagaattgtccagggagatctgaatttaaaggatggtcagagttgtgaaaaatcttatgcaacatacataatgaagtaattgaacgacggtgccagagattaatatctagatcaggaataagaaatttaatagaccgtaagtttctgtccaacaaattaagatgagaatcagcagctgaagaccagacaggagaacaatactctaaacaaggtagaataaaagaattaaaacacttcttcagaatagattgatcaccgaaaatcttgaaagactttctcaataagcccattttttgtgaaattgaagaagacacagaccttatatcttttaacttgttggtaacggtgattgtgtgatgacattattatgataattattagtgagaaattatatatgtttgttcatatggtgataaggattaatgtttctgctaaggtgatacttaaaaaaaaaaaaaatgaataaataaatgggtatgttattctgacttttataatgttacaggtcaaaattaaacgttttacgacaagctgagtttttatctggtacctgagcatacaattattattaataatcaaatttttattattaatgaaattactattattgttattattattatcattattattattattattattattattgttattatta belongs to Palaemon carinicauda isolate YSFRI2023 unplaced genomic scaffold, ASM3689809v2 scaffold1560, whole genome shotgun sequence and includes:
- the LOC137635659 gene encoding uncharacterized protein encodes the protein MRKAIEDEMTYKFSSVMHITDSSIVRAQIQKESYGFGTFVATRIAEVQSKSDPNEWWWIASGLNPADLLTRPQDPLNVAVVYSWKYGPEFMALPLEVWPISQSVNCELPDRIHVNLAQYSVHEETIIDASKFNNYNMLIAVTARIFNIVKVKSFKGVLKKLEPRSLKEAERFWIMQAQKSLSENWKKYFQRLGPFQAEDGTIMVGQRMERWLKHNWNQDSFILLPGKHPFTVLYISYLHRLDHAGADVTLCKLQSKFLVPSARKIIRSIKRGCILCRKLDAKVEGQRMGQISDERMSPCPAFYHTAVDIFGHFQIKDNVKKRTTVKAYGVIFNCIVTRAVYIDVVDGYDTYSFLKCFRRFTAVHGYPDTVHSDLGSQLVSASKELKSDNNWNIHEITEFGAKEGLKWKFNRSADAAWQNGVSEALIKSVKRSLSMLIGTTILTFSALQTTFFEIANLMNERPIGIKPGMDVELGTYLCPNDLLLGRASNKLPSGSWSTSGDTKKRLNFIQNVVDTFWRKWQRDYFPTLIVRQKWHTDKRNVQPGDIVLIKDTNVVRGKWKMGQVVDTETG